The Thunnus thynnus chromosome 22, fThuThy2.1, whole genome shotgun sequence genome includes a window with the following:
- the LOC137175013 gene encoding myelin-oligodendrocyte glycoprotein-like has translation MKREIGLFFLLLISASDSHDINCTSEQVEAAVGDDVTLDCHLKSKRDVTGELVEWKFNDSFVIIYKNRGLSPDDQAEEFKGRAALDVGELRKGNLAVKISSVNTADGGIYTCSVRDKHKQISCNVHLNVQKSSNKSKAKSPEGTDTTPSLENGNKDWIIGLSVVGSVVIAVLAVVLGFLIWKKCQHQNPAAPGNPVENIPLN, from the exons ATGAAGAGGGAAATTGGactgttttttcttctactgATCTCAGCCTCAG ACAGTCATGACATCAATTGCACATCTGAGCAGGTTGAAGCTGCAGTCGGAGACGACGTCACTTTAGACTGCCACCTTAAGTCTAAACGTGATGTGACGGGAGAATTAGTTGAATGGAAATTCAATGATTCCTTTGTCATCATTTACAAAAATAGAGGTTTGTCTCCTGATGATCAAGCAGAAGAATTCAAAGGCAGAGCAGCTCTTGATGTAGGGGAACTACGCAAAGGGAACCTTGCAGTGAAAATCTCATCAGTTAATACAGCTGATGGTGGAATCTACACCTGCTCTGTTAGAGATAAACATAAGCAAATCAGCTGCAATGTTCATCTCAATGTTC AGAAATCGAGTAACAAATCCAAAGCCAAGTCACCTGAAGGTACTGACACGACCCCCTCACTGGAAA ATGGCAACAAGGATTGGATAATTGGATTGAGTGTTGTTGGAAGTGTTGTTATTGCTGTTCTTGCTGTTGTTCTCGGATTCTTGATCTGGAAGAAATGCCAACATC AGAATCCAGCGGCTCCGGGAAACCCCGTGGAGAACATACCACTGAACTAA